TATTTTTGGAACATCCCGCCCgatggatgggcgggatgtctccggccccacgcctcccgcccgatcaacgggcgggaggcacccatttttcaaattaTTCCCAACTgacacccctttttcgaattttaattttttaaaccttttttaaaaaaattctttttccttttggGGAATGTTTTGAATTTGACCTCGAGGCCCTCTTGCCCCAGACTCCAGGGCGGCCCAACAGGGCCCAACATCTACTAAGCCCACACTACCGTAACTAAGTAAAAACCTCAAGAACCCTAGTCCATCAGCAAGAGGGGAGAGATCGCCCAGGAACACCGAGGCAAAATGCAGCTCTCCTTCCTCCGGCGAGCGCTCCACCAGCGCTGGCCGCACGCCGCCTCCCCTTTCCCCTTCACCGCCGTAATCCGGCCTCgtaccttttccgccgcttccgccacgccggcgccggcgccgtcacccaaggacgcgcgcgatgcgccgccgccgttgatGCCGACGCGGCCTTGGGAGGAGGCGCTCGCGGCCTCGCAGCGCGCCTTCTGCCTGCCGCTCGCGGGCCGCGTCCTCGCCGCCTCGGCGACCGGGAACGCCGCCGTGTCCCCCGCCGCGGCGCACGCCTcgctcgcgctcgccgccgccggcgcgcgcggcgcgacgcggaGGCAGCTCCTGCAGGTGCTGGGCTGCGGCGGAGGGGGCAGGGGCGCCGCGGCCGACGCGGCAAACGTGGCGTCGCGCGTGGTGAAGCGGGTGCTCAGGGACCGGTCCCCGTCCGGCGGGCCGGTGCTGCGGTTCGCTGGAGGAATCTGGGCCGACGCCTCCACTAGGCTATCGCCGGCGTTCGTGGAGGCCGCCCGTGACGtgtacggctccgaggcgaggACGGCCGACTTCATGAACGAGGTATGACATTGTGGCATTTTTGCTGGAACTATAGCATAAGAGGCTATGCTCGTCAAGTGCTCGACAATATGCTTCTTGAACGAGTTCATCTTAATTTGTGGTTGGATGCTTATTGCAGTTCTTTGGATAGTTTCTGTTATTGATGATAATTGACTGGATGGATTGGAAATACTATCGGTTGGCCCCTATGCAAGTTGGGCTCTACCTTCCTGTTTTGGGTGCCCTGTAGCTTTCTCTTCACTTCTTTGTTCTGACAGAAATGATATTGTGCATCGCATATCTTGCGAGTATAAATAGGACCACCATATGCTGCTGCCATGTACTATGCTATAGTTGTGTAGCAAAATCATTATAGGAATTGTTCAAAATCTGTTTGTGGGTAGCAAACCGCAATATTGTGATGTATGTTGTAATTTCTGTGATTTATCTTTTGAGATTATTAGTTCTGAAATTTATACATTTTCTGTTCTATTGATTTTTGAAGCCAGAAGCCGCTGCGAAGCAAATTAACTCGTGGGTCATAGAGTCCATGAAATGTACAGTTACCTCGCTCCAACCGGATGTGTCATTTGACCAGAATACAGGACTTGTTCTTGGCAGCGTACTGTATTTTGGGGGAAGATGGCTTCATCGGGCTGATATAAGGAGCACTGCAGCGCAAAAGTTCTGCTGCCTGGATGGAACTTGTGTTGATGTCCCTTTTGTGGAATATGATAGAACTCGACTTTTTGCTGTCCATGAGGGATTTAAAGTCATTAAGCTTCCTTATCAGCAAGGAAGGAATGAACGGAAGTTCTCCATGTATATCTTCCTACCTGATGCTCATGATGGCTTGTTTGAATTAACTAAGAAAATTTTTGCTGAACCATCATTCTTAGAACAACATTTGCCAACAGAGAAGCGACATGTGGATATCAGGGTGCCCAAGTTCACAGTATCTTTTCAGATCAATATGAAGGAAATTCTCAAAGAAATGGGCCTTGAATTACCCTTCCATCGTGATGCAGATTTCGCAGACATGGTCAAGGATGATGAATCCAGTGGCCCTTTGTTTTTATCTGATGTACTTCATAAAGCGATTTTGGAGGTTAATGATAAAATGATTGAAGAGGCTTCATTCTCAATGGGCATAGGCAAACCTTCACCAGCAGAGCACTTTGTTGCCGATCACCCCTTCTTCTTTGTCATTAGGGAAGAGGTGTCTGGCTCAGTAATCTTCATGGGGCATATACTGGACCCTTCATCACAATCATAACTTCTGGTTCTGGGCTTTTATCAGCAAATTAAGGTATATCTTATATTATCTCTAACTCTGCTAATCTGGTTAATTAAGACTTTTGTACTCTGGTCAGTCACATACTACCTGCTTGCTTGTCTGCTTCATATAAGATACGAACAAATAGTTACTCTGTTGGACTTTATGTTTGCTTTTCTATTTCGTGCAAAACCATATAAAAACAATGTTGCATGTGCTTTTCTGCCGAAATCTATGGTCTTGTCCAATTCATAGAAGAAACTTCTGGAAGCAATTGTGTTAGTTTATGCTTGTGGATTGACACCTATACGGTTTTCTACTCTATCTATGTATGTATTAGTAATTTTGTATTGGGTTTAATATGTTTGTATGTTTCAGTCTTGCTGATGATATTTTACATGGAGTTGTTTCAGTTTCATGTTAATATAGTAGATTGCTATTTATTAACTCTTTCCTACCAGGAACAACCTGGTAAGCTTACATAAAGGATTTGTTTTCATATAATCATGGGGAGATGAAAATCTGTGGCTTTAAAATTTTATAATACTTGTCTCAGTTTAAATATTCTAATTTGATGTCATTTACTTGGTGATTGTCAGGTTAGATTGTCTTCAATGATAGCATGCACAGCTGTGTCGCAAGCCTGGGACAGCAGTTGCCTCGTATTGATCAAAAGGAGAAGAATTTCTTTGCACGGACACATGGACTGAAAGGTATTGCCACCTCATTGCTTGAGATTATAGCTGGGGCATGAAGCACTAGGAATGGTAATGATAGTAATGCTCAAGATGAGTTGAGTAACTCTGCTGATAAAATAAGACACAATATAGTTAAACAAATAGTACAAATACTTATGGTGGGGAATGCCCTTGAAATGATGAGTGGGATGCAGATTCAGGAAAAAAAAACATGCAGTTCTTTTGTTCATTCCCCTTGCATGTGATGCGCTAGGAAATGGTTGCTTCTTCGATTTTGTTTGCATATTGCAACATTCTGCTGCCAATTTAATCAGGGCAACCATTTCTCACTTGAGGTgttcctttttctctctccctctgttGTTGCTTGGCATTTCATTCTAATCATTGGTCACCCTATGTATTGATCATGTAGAACGAGGTGATGTGAACCTGTGATGAGGTCTGGGGACATTTGGGTCTAGAAGAAAAGGATGTTGCTCTAAAAACTGGCTTGCATTTTGAGGACATCTGCTAGTTTGCTCATTTCCATATTACATCGTAATATGCATTGGCAAATACAAATGCAATCCACGTTATTCATTCCTAGGACAGTGAATTTGGTCATAGAAAGCCATAGAATCAACCTATGAAAACATTGAACTCATAAGCATCTTGATATGTCTGTCAAATTATTTGAAAGAATAATAGAAGTGCACGTTTCATCTTGGTCAGCCAAAAAATTTCACCGATGTGCACGTTTGATGTTTCATTGTTCTCCACATTTTGTACAAAGGGGAGGCTTTATCCAGGTTCCCTTTTTTCGCGATCAAAAGGCTTGAACCAAAGAAACTTGACAGTACAACCAACCATACTCACACACTGCAGGAACTCCAAGTGGACCCCTCTTCATTTCCTCTTCTGTTATACTCCCTCCAGTTTTGAAATATGTCATTGTGATTAAGGTGTCCTGACGTCTTGTATCTAAAACAGGAGGGAGTAGTATTAAGTGTTGAGAGAAAAATAGGTTACCCAGGATCCACTAACGGGACAATGTACTCATAAATTAGCTTCTGTTCTTTTCCAAAAAGTTGTCTGTTTAAGAGGAAACCTCTGCTCATAAGATGAAAAAACAGCCAATAGTGTCATGTAATTAAGAACGTACGTAGTAATAGAGAGTTTCATCAAATCCATTTCAAAGTTTCTAAATCTTAAGTTTTATACAAATCTGTTAAGGATTTTTTTTGGATACTGGTGAAGCACAGCCATATTAAGCGAAATCAGAAGTGATGTGATAAATTTCATCAGTTGCGGGTTGAGAGCTCTGTTTCCTTGAACATTCATATTTGATTCCTCCTGGTGGTTGAGAGCTCTGGTGGCATTAACGCGAGGAACCTCTCCGGTGGTTGCGGACAGCATACTTCAATGGTTGGTGTGCACATTGCATAATCAGGCCCCACATCGCCGCGAAGATTCCATCAAAAGCCGCCGCGCAGCCCTGGACGCAGTCTGCATAAGGTTTATGTTACCGTTGATACCTTAAAAATTGGTGGTCACCGGTAACAATAATCGATCGATTATCGACGATTATCAGTAAAAATCGACTGATAAGGacggttaaattcaaattgttGATAATTGATATTTATCAACTATAATCGGTGCTTTTCGACTGATAAATCGAGAAATATGTTGATAAGTATGTTACTGCAATAGTTTTATTTATACgtgatatatatttatataataTTTATTAGTTTTGTATGTGTGGGACGACAATTCACCGTAGTCCATAAGAAACTATTGCATTAACAATTTACTCTGATATATATTTTTTCCCCtgttttttataattttttttaaatttttaaattttgaaTCGAAATTTATCGAAATCTCAATCGATTATCAGTATCGCTACGTGTATCGCTACGTGTCGGTAACGGTAAAATTCACCGATAATCGTGATTATCGGTCGATTTTTCAATCTTGGTCTGCATACAGAGCACGGGgacggccgccggcggcgaacCATACTGTAGTCTGTAGGGACCAAAACCTCCACGACTGCGCACCGACAGCTCCCCTGCTTATAAAGCCCATCACACACCAgacaggctcctcagcagtcaGCACAGCCTAGCTCACCGATCAGGGGACACCAATAACCGAGCTGACAACACCTTGCGAAACGCTCAAACACACGGCGAGCATGGCGAACGGCGCGCGCGATGACGGCTCGCCGGCTCGCCCGCCGCACGTGGCGATGCTGGCGACGCCCGGGATGGGCCACCTGATCCCGCTGGCGGAGCTGGCCAGGCGCCTGGCGTCCCGGCACGGCGCCACGGCCACGCTCCTCACATTCGCCTCCACGGCCTCCGCCACACAGCGCGCCTTCCTCGCCTCCCTCCCGCCGGGCATCGCCTCGCTCCGCCTCCCGCCGGTCGACCTCTCCGACCTGCCGCGCGGCGCCGCCATCGAGACGCGCATGTCCGAGGAGACCGCCCGCTCCGTCCCGGCGATCGCGGAGGCCCTCACCAAGATGAAGGAGACCACCCGCCTCGTGGCCTTCGTCACCGACATCTTCGGCACTGACGCGTTCGACGctgcgcgcgccgccggcgtggGGAGGCGGTACCTGTTCAACCCGACCAACCTCCACATGCTCGCCCTGCTGCTCCGCCTGCCGGAGCTTGACGCCACCGTGCCCGGCGAGTTCCGGGACCTCGCCGAGCCGGTCCGGCTGCCTGGCTGCGTGCCCATCCCGGGCTCCGCCATCCTCTCGCCGCTGCAGGACAAGGGCGACCCCTGCTACCGCTGGATGCTCCACCACGCCGCGCGCTACCGTGAGGCCGACGCCATCCTCGTCAACTCCTTCGACGCCGTCGAGCCGGAGGCCGCCGCGGTGCTTCGCCGGCAGCAGGAGCCCGGCCGCCCACCGGTGTACAACGTCGGCCCTCTCATACTGACCGAGACCGACACCAAATCCTCGCCGCGCGCGGCTTGCCTCGAGTGGCTCGACCGGCAGCCGGCCAGGTCGGTGATCTTCGTCTCGTTCGGCTCTGGCGGCGCACTGCGGACGGAGCAGATGCGGGAGCTCGCGCTCGGGCTGGAGCTCAGCGGGCAGCGGTTCCTGTGGGTCGTGCGGAGCCCGAGCGACCAGGGGGCGGTGAGCGACAACTACTACGACGCCGAGAGCAAGGAGGACCCCTTCGTGTTCCTGCCAGAAGGGTTCGTGGAGAGGACCAAAGACGTCGGCTTCCTGGTGTCCTcatgggcgccgcagattggtgTCCTAGCCCACGAGGCCACCGGAGGGTTCCTGACGCACTGTGGGTGGAACTCGACCTTGGAGAGCCTCGTCCATGGAGTGCCGATGGTGGCATGGCCTCTGTACGCCGAGCAGCACCAGAATGCGGTGATGCTAGCGGAGGGGATCGGAGCGGTGATACCGGTGCCGGAGCCGAAGAGGAAGGAGACAGTCGCCGGGGTGGTGAAGGAGCTGATGGCAGGGGAGCAGAAGGGTGCCGCGGTGCGAGCCACGGTGGCGGAGCTGCAGAAGGCAGCATTGGAGGGTCTGAGAGAGGGTGGTGCTGCCACGACTGATGCACTAGCCGAGGTGGTAGAGAAGTGGGCAACTTAGGGGAACTAGTCCATGCCCCCATTGAACTCTCAATTCCGTATCACAAATTGTACGTTTATTTGAACTACTACGTTTGCCGGTAACTCATTTGTGTGTTCTAAGTAATGTACTTCACTTCCCTTTTGTACTCTTTAGTCTTGAACAGAGAGAACAATGTGAACTATACGCTCCGCAAAAAATATGTTTCTTGCTTTGTGCGTGACACAAATGACCAGTTGTATACTAGCTGCAATGTCAATCGCAAATGTCAAAGGAATTGTTGACGACCAAAATTGGAGTGGTTGTGCAGACCGGTCAGACCGATGTGCACAAACCGGTCAGACCGGTTTGGGTGACTTCGTCAAAATGCAGATTTAACTTCACCATTGCGTAGCTCTCGTCGAGATGATTAAAATGCATATATAGAACATCAAATTTGGAGTTGGATAAGAGAGTTATGTCTTCGGGAAGACTTGACCCAGGTCAGACCGGCTAAGTAGGGCCGTCAGACTGGTTTTGGCTGTGCAGTTCGAGTTAGAAGTTGTATTTTGACATGAGGTGTATTAGGGTTTCGATTTCTAATAGGGTAAGACCTCCCCTCCCTATAAATATAAAGCATATCAATCTATTACTTTTCATTACTTTTTATCTTCTCCAAACCCTAGCTTTTCCAATCCTGATCTACTGTTCTTCCTTCGTACGGCATTTGAGGAAGCTCTAGATGGCCTACCGACCCTAGAGCAACCCAAGGTGCGCCTGCCCCAATAGGGTCCCTCCCGGGCGGGCGTTCGTTGGATCCTCGTCGGGCCGCCCCAACGACACCGGTCTGACCGGTCTACCACACCGGTCTAACCTGTTGGCGCAGCAGCGCTGCAAGGTGCACCCCTATGTGCTGCACATTCAGTGCTTGGTATTTGGCGTGCCACATTTTCGTGTCAACATACTTTTTGGCGGCTCCGCTAGGACAGAAGAAGTCTACATCGGCTGCAATGGCGGGTGAAGATCTCACTAAGGTCAATGCCAGGAACATCATCAAGCCGACGATCGACCATCTTCGTGAAGATGTTCGTCAGATGCTGGAGGAGCGCAAGAAGAAATGTGATGAGGAGGATCTGCAGGCAGTGCTTGCAATCTTTAAAGTTGACCGATGGGgtaacatcaccaaggtcaagGACATCACCTTCACATCCACCTCCACGGATGCATCTACCGAGGTAATACCCAATGTGAGTGATTCATCTTCTGGTGTTACCCTTAAACAAGTGAAGAGTATGTTAGCTGAGCGGGATGTTTATTTGGTTAATTGGCTTAGTTCTAGAAAATGGAAAACAACTAATAAACAACCAGCAATAACCAAGGATCTCTCACCTGTTGTTTCTGGTATTACTTCTGAGACTCTATTTCTAAACCATCGGCAGCATCCACTGTGGGCCGACCACAGTTTGGAATGCCGTTGAATTATTTCAGTGGTCAGACAGTAACACCTACTATACGATGGTGGCTCAGCCTACATACCCTGAACCTATTACAAGCATCCCTAGTTCGGCAAATGAGCTTGCCAATTTTGTACCTCCATATTGTACTTTTGCACATAGCACACCACCTATACCCCCTAGAGGTACTATAGCACCTATCGGTCCTATCTCATATGAGATGTTTGACCGATTTTTGCAAAGATGGCAAAACAGGCAAAGACCGGTCAGACCGGTTTTAGCTGTGCAGTCCGAGTTAGAAGTTGTATTTTTGACACGAGATGTATTAGGATCTGGACTTATAATAGGGTAAGACCTCCTCTCcctataaatataaatataaagGGCCACGGCCGATTGAGAGGATCCAATCGATCAAAAATATATCAATATATTACTTTTCATTACCTTTTGTCTTCTCCAAACCCTAGCTTTTCCAATCCCGATCTACCGTTCTTCCTTCGTCTCTATGGTATTTGAGGACGCTCTAAGTGGCCTGCCGACCCTAGAGCAACCCAAGGTGTGCCTGCCCCGACAGGGTCCCTCTCGAGGGGCGTTCGTTGGATCCTCGTCGGGCCGCCCCAACGAGACCGGTCTGACCGGTTGGCGCAGCGGCGCTGCAAGGTGCGCCTCCGCGTGCTGCACATTCAGTGCTCAGTATTTGGCGCAGCACGTTTTCGCGTCAACAGGAATATGAGAGGATCCAAAGTTCAcatttgtttttttaaaaaaagagaaTCAAATACGTGTATAAGGGTAATACGTGTTTTTTCAAATACATGTTTTTTTATAGTTTGGTATATGTGTTGGATAATTCAATAGCATTGTGTTTCTGGACCCTAGAGTGTTACAGTAAACCTGGTATGCATATGAAACCTGTAATTTAAGGGTAATACTATTGCTACTACAAATTAAAGAACCTGAACCATAACATACATAAAGAGTATTTTTGACGAATCTTGTCCTTGCTAATAGATACCTTTTATCTCTCTCCTAAAAATCACCAAAAAAATTAAAGTTTTAGCAAATGTTACAGGCTACACCACAGTGTAGATACCAAAGTGTTGCTCTTTTTGTACGGACGGGTGTTCGCTGGAAATTATACTCATCAATGTCAAAGTAACATAAGGCCATCATAAGTATTTATACCCACGATAAAAGGAATCATCAATTTTTCATTTGGTCAAGTATTCTCTTTTGAGATTTAAGAGAATCCCATGCATCATAGCTGCAAGGTCCTGGAAGCAACAAATCTTTCGATGTCGTAGACGAATTCAGTTTGAATCATCCAATATTTAACTAGGAGTTCAATAGTACATCCTTTTATTTTGTTCCCGAGTGGTTCAGACTTTGATTCTAAAGCAGTTCTAAAGTATTAGCTCCCCACTTGGTTTCCTGCGGCCACAAGCAAGAATAATAGCTGCCATACTTACATAAACTGCTATCACCTTCCATGAAAAACTAACTCCTGATTTAAACCTAACCAAACTATCAGCAATCATAATGCTCTTGTCATCTCCAGACCACAACTTCTTTAGTGGAGCCATTTACAAATAAAATAACTGATTAGTGGATCAAAACAATATTAACCAACAACTTTGTTTCTTGTGAATGGACCTCTCCAAAATTCACGCAGTGCTGAGAATGAAGTTATTATCTCAAGCAGAAAGTGGGTATAAATAGGAAGTTATGATTATGTCCAAAACACTCGATGTCGTAACATGGTCTAGCTACTACTACTGATTATCTTTAGGCAGTCACACTTTGTAGCATTAATGGTGATAATGCAAGTCTCAACGATTCGTTACTTTCTAATttctatttttttttaaaaaaatatcacCCTCCTCCGTTGTAACTTGGTCCCACTACGGATGATTTCCTAGGATGAGATGGACAACATTTTTCTGTAACTTTGTAGCATTAATGAATGATTTCCTAGGCTTTGTAGCTAGAAACAGTGCTTGCTGTCTTACAATATTATTACAAGGACATTCTATAGGTTTtggactttttgttcaggtttTCGTGCATGCACTGTCCGTATGTAGAGTACATTAACTATCTACAGGCCGCAGCCGGCACCACCACTTAGCGTTTGATTGACGTCCGCTCATCTCTTGTTTAGTTTTATGCTAACTCAACAACTACGTACGAAACGTGCCGCGGCGATAGCTGAACTAGTACATAACAAGGATTTGTAATACTACTATCAAGGAAGTTGTTCATTATATTGTCCAACAGAAGCACAATACTTAGTAATTTTTGAGTACCAGCTTCCCGGAACTATCGCGGATAACATTGTAGGGAAAGAAGTCAAAGCAATCTTGAGGTCACAACTCAACCTCCTTCCATCACGTTGAGGAACATAGCCTCTGATCTTCGTCTCTGGTCTTAGAGGGCTTATGAGCATATCGCGGATCGCGCCAGAATTTGATCATGGAGTCACTGAATTTCTTCTGTAATATGTAGTTATAACGCTCATTTCTCTACTTTCACCTCTCTTCGCAAATCCGTATATGCGACTGCCTTGCAATATATAAATGAAAAAGTTCAGGCCGGCATTTTGCCTACCGTAGttgtcaaaaaaaaagaaaaaaaaatcaaagcaATCCAGTTTATGCCTTTCTCTTTATATTTCTCCAAGCCATTTATATATATCCTAAACAAGAGAAAAAGGAACACAGGAAGAACTTATTAGGTGTTACTAATTGGGCACGTGAAACGGTTGCACCTATGTGCATCTTGACTCAATCTAGGCAACAAAAGGCCAAGCCCAAACTATCTGTATAATAATAAAGAAGTAGGAGAAGGCCACTGCAGGAGGCCAGGAGCATCGAAGAAGGTAGGTTGCCGATTTTCTTTAGATATAAACCATGAGGTGCTGAGACATTGGTCCGATGAATCGAAGAAGGAAGCAGGCCAGAAACGCACTAGAAAGCTGTCCAATGGAAGCGATGAGCAGAAAATGGCTGAGGAAAGCGCGAGCGACCCTGGGGAAGCTTGTCGTATCGGCTTGTCCTACGTCACCAGGGGTCACCTACCGAGCCGATCGATTTTGCTGACCATGGATCTGGTCGTGGAGCAGTCAAACGCAAAAGGTCCCAGGCGACCACCATGCTAAACATtcaagcaaaaaaaaaagatagagCTTGGAGGCTATATAAAGCATTCGCTACGATgttatggagccaagcatcttCTATTCTGCTTCTTCCCTAATTCCTCAGTTCACAGCAGGAGCTCTATCTCTATTTCTATTTCACAATCACAATCCATCAAAATGGAGCAGGAGCATTtcacctcctccacctcctcatcgtcatcgtcatcgtcatcatcgTGCTACTACCCTGTTGCAGCCCTAGCCGCGCTGCTGTCCTTGGACGCGGCCGACAGGAAGGACACACAGCTGCTCAACGACCTTGTCCAGCACATGGACGCCGACGAGTGCTCCGGCTGGTCCTCTTCATCATCCTCGTGTACTTCCTCCGGGACAGGAATGGAATCGATAGGCACAGCCAACGGCCGTCATTGGCGGCAGGACGCCTGGCCGGGCCAGAAGCAGGAGGCCTTCATCGGGGTACGCAAGCGGCCATGGGGTAAGTTCGGCGCCGAGATCCGCGACTCCACACGCGGAGGCGCCCGCGTGTGGCTCGGCACCTTCGACAACCCCGAGGCCGCCGCAATCGCCTACGACCAGGCCGCCTTCGCCTCCCGCGGCGCCGACGCCATCCTCAACTTCCCCATCAGGCACGTTCAGCAGTCACTCCACACAATCGTGGACGCCACCGCCGGAGTCTCCCCTGTCCTCGCGCTGAAGCGCCACCACTCCAGGCGCATGAGCACGGCGCGCAGGCGGAGCAAGCTCGTCCATGGCAGAGACACCACCAGCACCAAGACCAACAAGAATCGCATGTGCCAGCAGCAATTGGCACCCCAAAGCGCCACCGCGTCCAGCGTATCGTCCGTGGCGGCTATGGCGGTGCCGCAGCCGGtggcgacacccggccactgcGATGTGCTGGAGCTTGAGGACCTCGGCGCTGAGTACTTGGAGGAGCTCCTCCGGATGGCATCCGAGGACTGACACTCAAGGGATTACCCTTTTCCGGTGGCGTAATCATCCTGCTCGTCACAATTACACATGGATTAGCACGGCTAGAGCTAGTCATGTCTCTATCATGTGTCACCACCCTGGCTCAACTGCTTCTATTCATTTATTCTTTTTCATTTTTCAATTCATAATCAATTCATTCTTTTATTGTTTAGTCAGCAACTTGGTGAAGCCATTTTCAAAGAACTTAAGTTAGTGGTAGAGAAAGAGTTTCTCCCCAGTACATACATGTATCAACTTATTATATTTCCGTTCCTATTTTTCTTTCAATATCTTCACTTCAGGGGCACTAACGGGCTGCTTAGATAAAATAGGAGTAACAGGAAATACAATGCAACTTGCTTAAAATCACCAATAGAAGATACGCACTGGTGTATAACCAATTAGGTCTACTCCAACGCAAGGTTTTGGAAAGATACATAGATCAATATTAATATTGTATCTACTAGAGAAAATATCCATATTTAGGCATGCTAGGCTATTGTTTGTGATTTTAGTGATTGAATGACAACATTATTATTAGGACTAAAATTTATATTAAGAATGAACACTTATAGAGTttcataggttcctaggatgcAAGAGTTCAAGTTATGGGGGGcttgtttcttcttcttcttgttcctccctcctctctttttcttcttcctcctcctttttttttctttttgttcctccctcttctcttttttcttcttcctcttcttcatccaTGCCTGAAAAATGTTTTTTTTGGggtgggggggtggggggggggggggctccatGGGATGCATGGGGGTAGGGTGGCTCGCTGGATCTGCCCCTGGATGCAACACAAAGAAAGCCATCAGTCAGGTAAAGAGAGGAATGAATTGGACTTGGCCTCTTCATGTCTAGGCACATTCAGTTTCAGCTATCTGTATTTAGCTAGGAGTTCAATATTCGACAATCTTTTATTCTATAGCAGTTCAGAAAATATTCCTGGCATGGCCTTAGTCATAATAAGCAAAGAATAGGAAGCATTCATACTTAAAACTGCAATCACCATCCGTGAAAACTCCAACTAACTCCTAACTCAAACCCACCTTAACTATCAGAAGTGCTTTGTCATCTCCAGTCTCCAGACCACTTCTTCTTTAGTGCCTTAGTGGTGCTGCCATTGATTGGCAAATAAAATACAATTGGATCGAAGCAATATTCTCCTACTTTTGTCTTCTGGATGGAGCTGTTCAACATCCATGCGTTGCTGACATTGATGTTCTGTCAAACAGCAAGCGAATAAAAAAAATGGAAATTATAGAAATAAGCGTTACGTAATGTCATGGCGTGGAATACTGATGAGCAACTCAGATCACCTCGAGAATACTCAACATCATATAATGCATGTAGCCACTAATCTTTActagtaattagcttaa
Above is a genomic segment from Panicum hallii strain FIL2 chromosome 8, PHallii_v3.1, whole genome shotgun sequence containing:
- the LOC112902724 gene encoding probable non-inhibitory serpin-Z9 encodes the protein MQLSFLRRALHQRWPHAASPFPFTAVIRPRTFSAASATPAPAPSPKDARDAPPPLMPTRPWEEALAASQRAFCLPLAGRVLAASATGNAAVSPAAAHASLALAAAGARGATRRQLLQVLGCGGGGRGAAADAANVASRVVKRVLRDRSPSGGPVLRFAGGIWADASTRLSPAFVEAARDVYGSEARTADFMNEPEAAAKQINSWVIESMKCTVTSLQPDVSFDQNTGLVLGSVLYFGGRWLHRADIRSTAAQKFCCLDGTCVDVPFVEYDRTRLFAVHEGFKVIKLPYQQGRNERKFSMYIFLPDAHDGLFELTKKIFAEPSFLEQHLPTEKRHVDIRVPKFTVSFQINMKEILKEMGLELPFHRDADFADMVKDDESSGPLFLSDVLHKAILEVNDKMIEEASFSMGIGKPSPAEHFVADHPFFFVIREEVSGSVIFMGHILDPSSQS
- the LOC112903644 gene encoding UDP-glycosyltransferase 72B1-like, which translates into the protein MANGARDDGSPARPPHVAMLATPGMGHLIPLAELARRLASRHGATATLLTFASTASATQRAFLASLPPGIASLRLPPVDLSDLPRGAAIETRMSEETARSVPAIAEALTKMKETTRLVAFVTDIFGTDAFDAARAAGVGRRYLFNPTNLHMLALLLRLPELDATVPGEFRDLAEPVRLPGCVPIPGSAILSPLQDKGDPCYRWMLHHAARYREADAILVNSFDAVEPEAAAVLRRQQEPGRPPVYNVGPLILTETDTKSSPRAACLEWLDRQPARSVIFVSFGSGGALRTEQMRELALGLELSGQRFLWVVRSPSDQGAVSDNYYDAESKEDPFVFLPEGFVERTKDVGFLVSSWAPQIGVLAHEATGGFLTHCGWNSTLESLVHGVPMVAWPLYAEQHQNAVMLAEGIGAVIPVPEPKRKETVAGVVKELMAGEQKGAAVRATVAELQKAALEGLREGGAATTDALAEVVEKWAT
- the LOC112903645 gene encoding dehydration-responsive element-binding protein 3-like, whose product is MAGEDLTKVNARNIIKPTIDHLREDVRQMLEERKKKCDEEDLQAVLAIFKVDRWGNITKVKDITFTSTSTDASTEEHFTSSTSSSSSSSSSSCYYPVAALAALLSLDAADRKDTQLLNDLVQHMDADECSGWSSSSSSCTSSGTGMESIGTANGRHWRQDAWPGQKQEAFIGVRKRPWGKFGAEIRDSTRGGARVWLGTFDNPEAAAIAYDQAAFASRGADAILNFPIRHVQQSLHTIVDATAGVSPVLALKRHHSRRMSTARRRSKLQLAPQSATASSVSSVAAMAVPQPVATPGHCDVLELEDLGAEYLEELLRMASED